From a region of the Haloferax volcanii DS2 genome:
- a CDS encoding GNAT family N-acetyltransferase: protein MGETDVDRPNGASGSDGFWDASRCVGTPQCPPRCPRFVSKDGRGLVVRPYDDADRDALAEMYRDYDPDARSMGLPPTDEAHITEWLSNLVDRGRNFVAVADRGIVGHAAYVASDDPEPELAVFVHQDSHDRGIGTELCRHVVADAADAGREALVLHVAPDNQRAVHVYRELGFETVSSDGADTKMRLDLTPPVPPAARPTTGTESRG from the coding sequence ATGGGAGAGACGGACGTTGACCGGCCGAACGGCGCGAGTGGTTCCGACGGCTTCTGGGACGCGAGTCGGTGCGTCGGGACGCCGCAGTGTCCCCCTCGGTGCCCGCGGTTCGTCAGCAAAGACGGTCGTGGCCTCGTCGTCCGCCCGTACGACGACGCCGACCGAGACGCCCTCGCTGAGATGTACCGCGACTACGACCCCGACGCCCGGTCGATGGGGCTGCCGCCGACGGACGAGGCGCACATCACCGAGTGGCTCTCGAACCTCGTCGACCGCGGCCGCAACTTCGTCGCCGTCGCCGACCGAGGTATCGTCGGCCACGCCGCGTACGTGGCGAGCGACGACCCGGAGCCGGAACTCGCGGTGTTCGTCCATCAGGACAGCCACGACCGCGGCATCGGGACCGAACTGTGTCGCCACGTCGTCGCGGACGCCGCCGACGCCGGGCGCGAGGCGCTCGTCCTCCACGTCGCTCCCGATAATCAGCGGGCCGTCCACGTCTACCGCGAACTCGGGTTCGAGACGGTCAGCTCGGACGGCGCGGACACGAAGATGCGTCTCGACCTGACGCCGCCGGTCCCGCCGGCCGCACGGCCGACGACCGGCACCGAAAGCCGAGGGTGA
- a CDS encoding DoxX family membrane protein encodes MAATGEIEMLGNRMEFDYAEGVTGYVLVFARLVTGYWFLHAGVTKYLGAEPFNAAGWLVNGTAGAPGPVHAFLAWVGQTPVLLEFTNLMVPLGETLIGLGLVVGAAVRLAAAGGAFLMTFFYLGNAEWGHGLVNGDLLGLVMFLVVGALATGRILGLDAYLEETEFVRQRPKLRYLLG; translated from the coding sequence ATGGCCGCAACCGGCGAAATCGAGATGCTGGGGAACCGGATGGAGTTCGACTACGCCGAGGGCGTCACCGGCTACGTGCTCGTGTTCGCCCGCCTCGTCACGGGGTACTGGTTCCTCCACGCGGGGGTGACGAAGTACCTCGGCGCCGAGCCGTTTAACGCGGCCGGCTGGCTCGTCAACGGCACCGCGGGCGCGCCCGGCCCTGTCCACGCGTTCCTCGCGTGGGTCGGCCAGACGCCGGTGCTGCTCGAATTCACGAACCTCATGGTCCCGTTGGGCGAGACGCTCATCGGCCTCGGGCTCGTCGTCGGGGCCGCGGTCCGCCTCGCCGCCGCCGGGGGCGCGTTCCTCATGACGTTCTTCTACCTCGGCAACGCCGAGTGGGGCCACGGCCTCGTCAACGGCGACCTGCTGGGGCTCGTGATGTTCCTCGTGGTCGGCGCGCTCGCGACGGGCCGCATCCTCGGCCTCGACGCGTACCTCGAAGAGACGGAGTTCGTCCGCCAGCGACCGAAGCTCCGGTACCTCCTCGGCTGA